Genomic DNA from Lagenorhynchus albirostris chromosome 20, mLagAlb1.1, whole genome shotgun sequence:
GCagtcccagccccgccccgccgtAGGTTAAGAGGCCCCCAGAGCCAGGAGCTCTGGACAGACGGTCACTTGTTGGGGGGGCGAGCTGGTTTGGTTGTCATGGCGACGGCGCGGTTGGCCTGGGCCCTGCGGGCCGCCCCTGCGGGCGGGAGGCTGCGCGGCCCCCAAGGCACTGGGGGCGCCCGGAGGCTCAGCGGCAGCACGTGGCGGCGGGCGGCCAGGGGCACCAGCCCGGGACGCCGGCTCAGCACCGCCTGGGCGCCGGCCCAGCCCGCCCAAGAGGAGGCCGAGGGCGCCGTGTACGACATCCACGCGCCTGCAGCGGAGGAGCCGTCGTGGACACTGCCCCCCGCGTCCCCGGTGTCGCCCGACTCCCCCGGGCCCCCGGCCGGCCGCTCGCTGGTGCAGCGGGACATCCAGACCTTCCTGAACCAGTGTGGGGCCAGCCCCGGGGAGGCGCGCCACTGGCTCACGCAGTTCCAGACCTGCCACCACTCCGCGGACAGGCCCTTTGCCGTCATCGAGGTGAGAGAGTCCGGCGTCGGCCGGGTCACAGACAGGGGACGGGGGTTGTGTAGCGACGTTTCGCCAGGCATGGCAGGAATGCGGACTCTGCGCAGCGGAGCCAGGAAGGGGCTCGACGGAGCCCAGACGAGCGCCTGGGACTGCGCGAGGCTGTGCGCTCCTCGAAAAGTCTCGCGCCCAGCCCGGGTGAGGAGCCTCGGGTCCCCAGCCCGTCAAACGTGATGCACCAGAGAAGTCCTCCCAACCTGGGCGCATTTAGGGGTTCAGTTGGCAGTTAGGGAACCTGGATAGAAGCAGCCTGCGTCACCCCTCCCCCTATGGTGTCCTACAGTCCAAGGTCGCAGGGAGGagcggagggaggaacactagTGTGAGATAAGAGGATGGCAAGACCCAACGGGGCAAAGGGCGAAGCAGGTGGGCGCAGGTGGCCAGAAATGGAGCCTGACAGCTCCTGGGCAGGGTGGGGGCCCCGAGAGGGCCCTGAGGACCCGGCTGTAGGAGCAAGCGGGTGCAGCAGGAGTCAGGGCCGGTGTCGTGCCCGTTGAACGCCCACTCCTCCGCAGGTGGACGAGGAGGTGCTCAAGTGCCCTAAGGCCGTATCCAGCCTGGCCTTCGCCCTGGCCTTCCTGCAGCGCATGGACATGAAGCCCCTGGTGGTCCTGGGGCTGCCTGCTGCCACGGCGCCCTCGGGCTGTCTTTCCTTCTGGGAGGCCAAGGCACAGCTTGCCCAGAGATGCAAGGTGCTGGTGGACGCCCTGCGGCATAATGCCGCCACTGCTGTGCCTTTTTTTGGCGGCGGGTCGGTGCTGGGCGCTGCTGAGCCAGCCCCTCATGCCAGGTTAGTGCTGACCCTGCGTGCCCCTGCGTCCTCAGATCACGCTACTCCACCCGCCCAGCCCCAGACCCGCGGGTCCTGGAGGCAACCTCCTTGAGCACCACGTCTGGCCCCCAGCTATGGCGGCATCGTCTCGGTGGAGACCGACCTACTACAGTGGTGCCTGGAGTCGAGCAGCATCCCCATCCTGTGCCCCATCGGGGAGACGGCCGCCCGCCGCTCCGTGCTCCTGGACTCACTGGAGGTGACCGCGTCGCTGGCCAAGGCGCTGCGGCCCACCAAAATCATCTTCCTCAATACCACGGGCGGTCTGCACGACAGCAGTAACAAGGTGTGTCTCCTCCTTTTGGACCCCACTCCCCGCAACTCTGCGCCAGGCTGAGACCCTCTCTTAGGTCCCCTGCACGCCTCCCAGACGGGCCCCAGAGTCACTCTCTCTCCAGCCGCATGAGTCGGAAATGGAGTGTCAGGGAAGGACTCAGCCTATGGTGCTCAGATCTGAGCCCCTCACCGGCCAAGGACTTCGGGAGGAAGTAAGGGAAAAGGGGTCAGTGAGGAGAGGTCCGTGGGGCGGGGGCACAGTCCTTGTCCGGCTGCAGGTCGGAGGCTCACCCCCTCGTCCTGGACACAGGTCCTGAGTAACGTGAACTTGCCCGCCGACCTGGACCTAGTGAACAACGCCGAGTGGGTGAGCACCAAAGAACGGCAGCAGATTCGGCTCATCGTAGACGTGCTCAGCCGCCTGCCTCACCACTCCTCGGCCGTCATCACCGACGCCAGCACGCTGCTCACCGAGCTCTTCAGCAACAAGGGtgagggccggggcggggggtgcGCCGGGGTTTGGGGAGCCAGGAGAAGCGGCTTCCTCTCCAGACAGTAAAGGCTTCCTGCTCTTGCCAAACCTGGGGGAGGTGAGCAAGGAGGTGGACGGCCCTGGGCTAGAACTTGGGTGGAACTAGACAGATGGGAGGGacttgggtgggtgggaggaaccACAGACCCAGCGGAACCAAGTGGAATGGCCAGAGCTAGGAAACGTGGGCGGGGTTTGGACGGGTTGGCGGGaccaggggcgggggagggcaaGGGTAGGCGGGACTAGGAGAGGTAGGCGGGACTAGGAGAGGTAGGTGGGACTACAGGCGATAGGCGGAACTTGAGGGACAAACTGCCTGGGGAAAAAGCAAATCCCTGAATGAAAATCGCGCATAAATCTACGCAGATCTTAGGAAGCGTCTCACTATGGAGAGCTCCCAAAGAGAGTAATTGCCCCACCAGCCCCTGTCCTATCTGGAATCCCCACCAGGCTGCGCAAACGGAGGAGCGGAGGGGACGTGGATCTCGGGCCGAACTCACCCCTCctcctccatcccacccccaggGTCCGGGACGCTGTTCAAGAACGCCGAGCGGATGCTGCGAGTGCGCAGCCTGGACAGCCTGGACCAGGGCCTCCTAGTGAACCTGGTCAACGTCAGCTTCGGCAAAAAGCTCCGGGACGACTACTTGGCCTCGCTGCGCCCGAGGTTGCACTCTGTCTACGTCTCTGAGGGGTGAGCCTGCGGGCCCCAGAGGGCAGGGACCAAGGGACAGAGCCGGGGAGCTTTGGACCAAGGAGAGGTCCCAGCCTGCCTCTCCCCCGCTGCGCCAGGTACAACGCGGCTGCCATTCTGACCACGGAGCCTGTACTTGGGGGTACCCCGTATCTAGACAAGTTTGTGGTGAGCTCCAGCCGCCAGGGCCAAGGCTCCGGCCAGATGCTGTGGGAGCGCCTGCGGCGGGACCTGCAGACGCTTTTCTGGCGCTCCCGGGTCACCAACCCCATCAATCCCTGGTAGGTCCCGCCCCTCCCGGCTCTGGGCTGGGCCCCGCCCCCACTCTCCTCTCCAGCTCTGGCCAGCTACGCCCCGGGGACCACCAGCCAGGAAGGCTGGGCCTCCCCTTCTTTCATTAGCCATTCTTCCCCAAGGGAAATGGCCCGCTCAGTGTGGCCCCACATTCCCCAGGGAGTGGACCACACACGGAGCCTGAGATTTCCCTAGAGGCAGAGCACACTTAACCCGGCTCTGCCCGGCTAGGGTAGATTCCTTGAAGACAGTCTCCACCGGGGAAGCAGCCTGCCTCTCCCAGGGTCTGCAGAAATCCAGCACCTCAGGGCTCTATTCCAGGCCGAGTTGCCAAGCTCTGACCCCAGGCCCACTGCATCTCCAGTGGAACactccctcctctctttccttctgcagtTATCACCTCATCCCCCACTACTCTGCTCTGTGGGCACCAAGAAGTGAACAGGAACCCCTCCCCGGGCTGCACAGCCAAGGCAGTGTGCAGAGAGCAAAAGAGGGCCTCACTCTAAccctcctagctgtgtgactctggctAGTTagctaacttctctgagccttagctgCTTCTCTGTGAAAAAAGCATAACAACACCAGGCTATTGGCTAATGCTATAAGGATAAAGTCAGATTACACACCACAGGTCCTAGCAGAGTGTCCAGCATGTACAGGAATACCCCAGAGATATTGCCAGTTTGGTTCCAGACctccacaataaagtgaatattgcaataaagtaaatcacattaattttttggtttccgagtatatataaaagttatgtttacactatactgtagtctattaa
This window encodes:
- the NAGS gene encoding N-acetylglutamate synthase, mitochondrial, producing MATARLAWALRAAPAGGRLRGPQGTGGARRLSGSTWRRAARGTSPGRRLSTAWAPAQPAQEEAEGAVYDIHAPAAEEPSWTLPPASPVSPDSPGPPAGRSLVQRDIQTFLNQCGASPGEARHWLTQFQTCHHSADRPFAVIEVDEEVLKCPKAVSSLAFALAFLQRMDMKPLVVLGLPAATAPSGCLSFWEAKAQLAQRCKVLVDALRHNAATAVPFFGGGSVLGAAEPAPHASYGGIVSVETDLLQWCLESSSIPILCPIGETAARRSVLLDSLEVTASLAKALRPTKIIFLNTTGGLHDSSNKVLSNVNLPADLDLVNNAEWVSTKERQQIRLIVDVLSRLPHHSSAVITDASTLLTELFSNKGSGTLFKNAERMLRVRSLDSLDQGLLVNLVNVSFGKKLRDDYLASLRPRLHSVYVSEGYNAAAILTTEPVLGGTPYLDKFVVSSSRQGQGSGQMLWERLRRDLQTLFWRSRVTNPINPWYFKHSDGSFSNKQWIFFWFGLADIRDSYELVNHAKGLPDSFCKPASDPGS